The following are encoded together in the Pedobacter steynii genome:
- a CDS encoding MauE/DoxX family redox-associated membrane protein encodes MKKYIDSNTLLAGLTSILILLWIYTAFSKIIDYDEFKGQLTNQVFSKGFTKVLAFVLPAIEILTGVLLLFRKSCLAGFVLSALLMGIFTAYIALVLSGYYNYTPCSCGGVLKSLSWKSQLYFNCVFLFIALLGSYLQIKSLRKRKEDTSIQ; translated from the coding sequence ATGAAAAAATATATAGATTCAAACACATTATTAGCAGGATTGACTTCAATTCTCATCCTGTTATGGATATACACAGCATTCAGTAAAATAATTGACTATGACGAATTTAAAGGTCAACTGACCAATCAGGTTTTCAGTAAGGGTTTTACTAAAGTTTTAGCTTTTGTACTTCCAGCTATTGAAATCCTTACTGGAGTTTTACTGCTTTTTCGTAAAAGCTGCTTAGCCGGGTTTGTATTATCAGCCTTGTTAATGGGGATTTTCACTGCATACATTGCTTTAGTTCTATCTGGCTATTATAACTATACTCCTTGTTCCTGTGGTGGTGTATTAAAAAGCTTAAGCTGGAAATCACAGCTATATTTTAACTGTGTCTTTTTATTCATTGCGCTACTCGGAAGCTATCTGCAAATCAAATCTCTAAGGAAAAGAAAGGAGGACACATCAATTCAATAA